The Tautonia plasticadhaerens nucleotide sequence AGTCGGGGGAGGCGTCGGTGTAGTCGAGGCCGGCGTCGACGACCGGCAGCTCGACCAGGGTGGAGTCGTCGCCGTCGGGGGCCTTGTAGCGGAGGTTCACCGTGAGCAGCTCGTCGCTGGCGACGTGCCCTGCGGCGGGGTCGGGGGGGGAGATGTACCGGGACTCGGAGGGGGCGGGGAGGTCCTCGGTGAGCTGGGCGGGGGGGATCAGCTCGTAAAGGGCGGTGACGGAGTGGCCGGCGCCGATCTCGCCGGCGTCCTTGGCGTCGTCCTCGAAGTCCCGGGCCTCCAGCATCCGGTTCTCGTAGCCGATCAGGCGATAGGCGCCCACCTGTGCGGGATTGAAATCGACCTGGATCTTCACGTCCTTGGCGATGGTGACGAGCGTGCCCCCCATCTGCTCGACCAGGACCTTCTCGGCCTCGGCGAGCGAGTCGATGTAGGCGTAGTTGCCGTTGCCGCGGTCGGCCAGGGCCTCCATCTTCGAGTCCTGGAGGTTGCCGGTGCCGAAACCGAGGACGGAGAGGAACACGCCGGTCTTCGCCTTCTCCTCGATCATCCGGGTGAGCTGGCCCTCGTCGCTGACGCCGACGTTGAAGTCGCCGTCGGTGCAGAGGATCACCCGGTTGATCCCCCCCTCGATGAAGTTCTCGTTGGCGACCTGATACGCGAGCTGGATGCCGGCGCCCCCGGCGGTGGAGCCCCCGGCCTGGAGCGACTCCAGCGCGGCCAGGATCGTCTCCTTCCGGTCGCAGGGGGTGGAGGGCAGGGCGAGGCCCTCGGAGGAGGCATAGACGACGATCGCCACGCGGTCGTTCTCCCCCAGCTCGTCGACGAGCAGCCGCATGGCCCGCTTCAGGAGCGGGAGCTTGTCGGGGGAGTCCATCGAGCCGGAGACGTCGAGCAGGAAGACGAGGTTGCTCGTCGCCCGGGCATCGCGCTCGACCTCGCGGCCCTTGACGCCGATCCGGGCGAGGCGGTGGTCGGCGTCCCAGGGGCACCGGGTGACCTCGACCTCGACCGAGAAGGGATGCGGGTCGCCCTCGGAGGGGGCCTGCAAGTCGTAGACGAAGTAGTTGATCAGCTCCTCGATCCGGACGGCGTCGGGCGGGGGCAGCATGCGCTGGGACGCGAGGAAGCGGCGGACGTTGGCGTAGGAGGCGGTGTCGACGTCGACGGAGAAGGTCGAGAGGGGCTCCTCGGCGGCCCGGATGAAGGGGTTGTCGTCGATCCGGGCGTAGGACTCGGTGTTGTGCTCGGGCGGGGCGACCGGGCCGTTCATGCCCATCATGCCCGAGCCCATCATGCCGCCGGCCTGGGCGTCGCCGGCCATGCCCATCATTCCCATGCCTCCCATGCCGCCGGCCATCCCTGGCATGATCTCGCCCACCCCCTGCTGGAAGGCGAACTGGGCCCGAGCCGCCTTCGGGGAGGAGGACGCGGCGGCCTCGGAGGTGGGCTCGATAGAGGAGTCGGCCGAGACGACGGCCAGGGATTCCGCCTCGGACTCGGTGACCTGCGCCGCCCGGGGCGGGCCCGCCTGCTCGGCACAACCCGACGCCAAGAGTCCGATCATCAGGCCGAGGGCCGGCATCGCCGAGAACCTGGGGACGGACCGTCCCCCTGCGCCCGGGACCGGGCGGTTCGAGGTGTGTCGCACGGGATTCTCTCCAAGAACAGGAGCGTGAGGAGGGGCGCCGGTTCGACCGGCCCCGCTGCCTTAGACTACGATCGGCCCGCCGAGTTCATTGGGGAATCTCGGGAATTCCCGTCCCTCGGGTGCCGGCCCACCCGGGAGGCCCGGGGCGCCAGACGTCCCGTCGGGGGGCCATCGGGAAAATGTGTCGAATTCGCCGGCAGCATTCGTCGTCTGCGACGCGGGGGAATGGGTGAATTTCCCCCCGGATCGCCCCAGAGGAGCCCGCCATGATCGCCTCGCGTCCAGGATTGTTCGCCCTGGCCCTGTCGGCCGCCGTCTCGGCGGTCGCCCCGGCGTCCCGGGCCCAGGTCACCACCGGGGCCGACCGCTACATGGGGTCGACCCAGGCCTCGCTCGGCCGGGCCTCGGCGATGGGCTCGAACTTCGTCACCCCGGGCGCCGGGAGCGGCTCGGCGATGATCGGCGCCGCGAACCAGTCCTTCGACCGGACGAACGCCGCGATGCGGTCGATGCTCACCAACCGGGCGGCGACCGTCCGGGGCCTGGGGCAGGCGGCGGTCTATCGGACCCCGGACAACCTGTACGGCGTCTACTGGCAGATGCACTACGCGAACCAGGCCCGCCTGGTCGCCGTCGGTTCGAGCGGCCCGTTCGGCATGACCCCCGCCGCCGCCCGGGCGATGATGGAGGCCAACGCCCGGAGGCAGCTCCAGATGGAGGTCCGGGGCGAGCAGCTCCGGCGTCGGATGGACCTGTACAACCCGGAATTGCCGCCCGACCCGGGCATCTTCACCCCGGACACGATCCTCAACGACGTGCCCGGGGCCGACCTGATCCGGCGCGACCGCGAACGCCAGGCCGACGAGCTTCGGGCCCGCCTCGGGGGGACGGAGCGGCCCCGAGCCCGGGGCGATCGCCCCCGGGACTGAACCGGGCCGATCCGCCGGGTGGGGGGCTCGACGGCCGCTGGACGCCTGTCTACAATCCGCCCGGCGGCCGAGGGCGACCGGGCGGACCGGTTTGTGCCCGATGACGATCGATCGCGTCGGGCCGCCCTTTCGCTTCAAGGACGAAGGGGGCGGGGATGCCGACCGCGTCGCCGGGGCCGGCCGCGTTGCTCGACGTGGGGACGATCTACCACGAGCCGGCGGTGCCCGACCACCCCCGGGGCCGGGAGATCCTGGGTCGTTTCCCCCACGCCCGACGCGAGGTGGTCCGCTCGCACTGGAACATCCCCGGCCTGCACGGCAACGAGGGGAAGGCCGAGGACTGGCTGCGGACCAAGAAGACGACCCTGGTGCTGGGCCTCCGCAAGGGGATGGAGATCCGCCCCAACGGCCGGTCGGCCGACTTCATCGCGCCGGGGGCCTCCAACGGCTGCGCGATGGCCTGCTCGTACTGCTACGTGCCGAGGCGAAAGGGATACGCGAACCCGATCACCACGTTCGTGAACGTGGACGCCATCGCCGCCGCGATCCGTCGGCACGCCGACCGGCTCGGCAGGAAGGAGGCGCCGAACCAGGTGGACCCCTGGTTCTGGGTCTACGACGTCGGCGAGAACGGGGACTGCTCGGTCGACGCGGCGATCTCGGACAACGTCCGGGACCTGGTTGCCCTGTTCCGGGACCTGCCGAACGCCAAGGCGTCGTTCGCCACCAAGTCGGTCAACCGAGAGCTGCTCGACTACGACCCGAGGGGCAAGACCCGGGTCCGGTTCAGCCTGATGCCCCCGGTGGTGGCGAAGCTGCTCGACGTGAGGACCTCGACGATCGCCGAGCGGATCGCCGCCATCGACGACTTCGTGGCCGCCGGGTACGAGGTGCACCTGAACCTCAGCCCGGTGGTCTACTACGAGGGGTGGCTCGACGACTACCGGGAACTCTTCTCGGACGTGGACGCGAGGATCGGATCGAAGGCCCGGCGGCAGCTCCGCGCCGAGATCATCTTCCTGACCCACAACGACCGCCTGCACGAGGTGAACCTGCGCTGGCACCCGAGGGCGGAGGAACTGCTCTGGGTGCCGGACCTCCAGGAGTCGAAGGTGTCGGAGACCGGGGGGACGAACGTCCGGTACCGCCGGGGCCTGAAGCGGCAACTCGTCGCCGAGTTCGAGGCGCTCCTGCGCGAGACGCTGCCCTATTGCGGCATCCGATACGCGTTCTGATCGCAGCCGGCCCGGCGGCGCTCACGGGCCGTCCGGGTCGATCATCGCCGGCTTCCTCGGGCCGGGCGCGGCGGGGGACTCCCGGCGGACCCGGACCGGGCAATGTTCGACCGAGGCGCAGGGCCAGAGGAACTCGCCGACGATCACGATCATCTCCCGGGTCGCCCCGGCCTCGTCCCGGACGACGACCCGGTAGGCGTTCTGCGCATTGCTGACCGACATCGAGAGCCGGATCAGCCAGAGGCTCCGCATCGAGACGAGGCGGTAGCCCTCCTCCGCCGCCCAGCGTCGGACCGCCGCCGGGGCCACGTACCAGGAGAAGCGGAGGGAGAGGACGAGGGTGCCCGCCACGAGCAGGAAGAAGGCGAACCCGAAGACGGATTGGGCGGCGTGCAGCATCGCATGATCCCCGATCTCGGGTCGACCGCGGGGGAGGCCGGCCACCCCGGCGGCTCGGGGCATGCGATCGGGCCGGGCCTCGCGGTTCCAGGCACGTTCGCGGGCGGGCCCGCCTTATTGCGGGGATTCGGGACGCGACCCGGGCGACCCGGGATCACCCCAGCAGCCAGAGGGGGCAGTCCCGGCGGACGGCCTCGTTGGCGGCCAGGCCGAGCCGGGCGAAGGTGAGGACCTCGGGGGGCTCGGAGACGGGGCCGTCGACGGGGTCCTCGGCGACCCGGAGCAGGTCGAGCAGGGCGGTGTCGTCGAGGGGGAGTTCCCACCGGGCGGCCAGGGAGGCCAGCTCGCTTCGGAGGCCCGGAAGGCTGGCGCATCGGAGCGGGCCGCCGACGGAGAGCGGCAGCGTGACGGCCCGGACGTGGGCGGGCAGGAAGACGCCGGTCCCCTCGCCGACGACGGCCGAGAGGTTCGGCACGGCGTCCTCCCCCAGCTCCTCGGCGGCCCGGCGCCGGAGTTCCACGAGGTCGTCGGGGGGCAGCTCGCCGAAGCGTCGGGCGGCGACGCCCTCCCACTCCCCCTCGGCGCCGAAGGCGCGGTCGATCACGCGGGCCACCTCGATCCCGACCCGGTCCGCGAAGGTCCCCTTCGCACCACCGATCGCCACGGAGAGCGTCATTGGGGGTCTCCTCCGGCCGGTTCGTGACGGCCGGACGATGGAAGCCTATCGGAGCCTGGAACTGCACGGTGAGGGGACGACGGTGAGGAGGCGGGGCGTTCCCGCTCGGTCATCGGCCCCGGGCGGCCTCGGGGGCTGGGCCGGGCCGACGATCGTACCAGTATCGCACGGCGGGCGTCGACACGCCCGGGCCTTCCCGGCCGATTTCCCCGGGGGGGGGATTCGGCCCCGGCCCTCCCCCCTCGCCGACGACCTCGGCGTGGAGGTAGCCCCGGTCCTGGAGGGCGGGTCCGACGGGTCCGGAGTCGATCCGGAACGAGCCCCGGATCGGCCCCTCGGCGTCGAGGACCAGCCGGGCCCGCTCCCGGTAGGGCATCGGCCGCTCGTTGGCCAGGACCGGCCCGTCGGGGTCGTCCCGCCGGCCCTCGACCGGCTCCACGAACCGGCCGAGCGGCAGGTCGACGGCGGCCCCCTCCGGGTCGTCCCCCTCCCAGGCGATCCGGAGCCGGGCGGCCCTCCAGGCGGGTCCCGGGGAGTCGGGGTCGGGGACCCATCGGAATCGTTTGATGACCCGGGGGCCGGCGGGAAGGGCGAAGACGGCTCGGCTCCGGCCGATCAGGTCGACCTCGAACCGGGCGTGGATGACCTCGACCTCCGGCGCCCCCCGCTGGGGAGGGGGCGGGGGCGTCGGGCCGATCGCGATGGCGAGCGACAGGACCAGGGACATCGCGGATCCTCGACCCGATCGGGCACGGGTGGCCGGCGGGGCTCGCCGCTGGTGAAGAGGGGGGCTGGCGTCGGCCTGGGGGGGGCCTTATCCTGCTCAGACGCCTCCGGGGCGGACCCGCTTGAGGATGCCCCCGGGCGGCCCGTCCTGTCAAGTCGCCTCGGCCCGGAGCAAGCGCCCTGATGCATCGAAACCCGCCGGCCGCGTCGCCCCGCCTCCCCCTCCTGCTCGCCGCCGTCCCGCTGGCCGCCCTGATTTCGGGCCCGGGCCCGACGGCGGCCGCCCCCCCGGGCGACGACCGGCCCCCCGGCGTCCTGCCGTCCCGGGCGGGCTCGCTGGCCGAGGCCGAGGAAACGGCCCTGGCCGTGCCCAACCCCGACTCGGCCCGGGGCCTGCTCCGGAGGCTGACCGAGGAGCCCCACGTCGCCGGGACCGAGGCGGGCTACGAGACGGCCGTGTTCGTCCGGGACAAACTCCGGGAGTGGGGCTGGGAGGCCGAGTTCGCCGAGTACAAGGTGCTCCTGAACGAGCCCGACGGCCTCCCCTCGGTGACGATCGTCCGCCCGGAACGGGTCGAGCTGAAGGTGACCGAGGACCCATACACGCCGGACAAGGACTCGGCCAGCCCCGAAGCCTGGCCCGCCTTCCACGGCTACGGGGTCTCGGGGGACGTGACCGGGCAGGTCGTCTATGCGAACTACGGGACGGTCGACGACTTCGACACGCTCGACGAGGTCGGCGTCGACGTGGCCGGGAAGCTGGTGCTGGCCCGGTACGGGGGCATCTTCCGGGGCCTGAAGGTCCTGAACTCCCAGCGTCGGGGGGCGATCGGCGTCCTGCTCTACTCCGACCCGGCCGACGACGGCTATGCCCGGGGCGACGTCTACCCGAGGGGCCCGTTCCGGCCCCCCTCGGCCATCCAGCGGGGGAGCGTGCAGTTCCTGTCGCTCGGGCCGGGCGACCCCTCGACCCCGGACGGGCCGTCAGTGGCGGGGGCCGAGCGGCTGCCGTTCCACCCGACCCTGGGTTTCCCCTCGGGGAGCCTGGACCTCCCCGAGGGGTTCGAGCCACAAGGGGAGGGGGCGGGGTTCCTGCGAGGAAGTCTCCTGAATCAGGTCGCCGGGGAGAGGCTCGACCGGAGCGGCATCGACCCGAACGAGGATCTCGGGACGCTGGTCGCCCGATTCGACGTCGACCGCTGGGAGGAGCAGACCGGCCTGGACCGGGACGAGTACTTCGCCGCCATCCCGTCGCTGCCGATCAGCTACGAGGCGGCGGAGCCGATCCTCCGGGGGGTCGCCGGGCCGGAGGTCCCCGAGGGCTGGCAGGGGGGCCTGCCGCTCGCCTATCACGCGGGGCCTGGGCCGATTGAGGTGAACCTGAAGGTCGGGACGAGGTACCAGATCAAGACGATCCAGAACGTCATCGCCACGCTCAAGGGGGAGGCCGAGCCCGACCGCTGGGTGCTGGTGGGGAACCACCGGGACGCCTGGACCTACGGCGCGGTCGACCCGAGCAGCGGGTCGGTGGCCACGATGGAGGCGTGCCGGGCGATCGGGGAGGCGTACAGGGGCGGATGGCGCCCGAGGCGTACGCTCGTGTACGCGAGCTGGGACGCCGAGGAATACGGCCTGGTCGGCTCGACCGAATGGGCCGACGAGCACGCCGGGGAGCTGGACGAGAAGGCCCTGATGGTCCTGAACGTGGACTCGGCCGTCTCGGGGCCGGATCTGGACGTCGAGGGGATCCCGTCGCTGCGGGACCTGCTGCTCGACGCCGCCGAGGACGTGGTCGACCCGGACTCGGGCACTTCGATGCGGGAGGTCTGGGAGGACCGGAAGCGGTCGGAGTGGGCGAAGTCCGTCCGGCTGGAGCTGCCGGGGCTGGCCGAGGCGGGGAGCGAGCCCGAGTTGCCGGGGTACTCGCCGATACTGGGCCCCTTGGGCTCGGGGTCGGACTACACGGCGTTCGTCGACCACCTGGGGATCCCGGCCCTGAACGTCGACTTCGGCGGGCGGTACGGGGTCTATCACTCGATCTACGACGATTACTTCTGGATGGAGAACTTCGGCGACCCGGGCTTCACCCGGCACACCGCCGCGGCCCGGCTCTACACGCTGATCCTGATGCGGGCGGCCGGCGCCGACGTGGCCCCGCTCACCTTCACCCCCTACGGCGAGGCCCTGGCGCAATACCTGGATGACC carries:
- a CDS encoding vWA domain-containing protein, with amino-acid sequence MRHTSNRPVPGAGGRSVPRFSAMPALGLMIGLLASGCAEQAGPPRAAQVTESEAESLAVVSADSSIEPTSEAAASSSPKAARAQFAFQQGVGEIMPGMAGGMGGMGMMGMAGDAQAGGMMGSGMMGMNGPVAPPEHNTESYARIDDNPFIRAAEEPLSTFSVDVDTASYANVRRFLASQRMLPPPDAVRIEELINYFVYDLQAPSEGDPHPFSVEVEVTRCPWDADHRLARIGVKGREVERDARATSNLVFLLDVSGSMDSPDKLPLLKRAMRLLVDELGENDRVAIVVYASSEGLALPSTPCDRKETILAALESLQAGGSTAGGAGIQLAYQVANENFIEGGINRVILCTDGDFNVGVSDEGQLTRMIEEKAKTGVFLSVLGFGTGNLQDSKMEALADRGNGNYAYIDSLAEAEKVLVEQMGGTLVTIAKDVKIQVDFNPAQVGAYRLIGYENRMLEARDFEDDAKDAGEIGAGHSVTALYELIPPAQLTEDLPAPSESRYISPPDPAAGHVASDELLTVNLRYKAPDGDDSTLVELPVVDAGLDYTDASPDFKFASAVAAFGMLLRGSPHVGDVSHDAVLELAQAGLEFDPGGYRAEFLELARTARDLSRENP
- a CDS encoding spore photoproduct lyase family protein translates to MPTASPGPAALLDVGTIYHEPAVPDHPRGREILGRFPHARREVVRSHWNIPGLHGNEGKAEDWLRTKKTTLVLGLRKGMEIRPNGRSADFIAPGASNGCAMACSYCYVPRRKGYANPITTFVNVDAIAAAIRRHADRLGRKEAPNQVDPWFWVYDVGENGDCSVDAAISDNVRDLVALFRDLPNAKASFATKSVNRELLDYDPRGKTRVRFSLMPPVVAKLLDVRTSTIAERIAAIDDFVAAGYEVHLNLSPVVYYEGWLDDYRELFSDVDARIGSKARRQLRAEIIFLTHNDRLHEVNLRWHPRAEELLWVPDLQESKVSETGGTNVRYRRGLKRQLVAEFEALLRETLPYCGIRYAF
- a CDS encoding M28 family metallopeptidase; this encodes MHRNPPAASPRLPLLLAAVPLAALISGPGPTAAAPPGDDRPPGVLPSRAGSLAEAEETALAVPNPDSARGLLRRLTEEPHVAGTEAGYETAVFVRDKLREWGWEAEFAEYKVLLNEPDGLPSVTIVRPERVELKVTEDPYTPDKDSASPEAWPAFHGYGVSGDVTGQVVYANYGTVDDFDTLDEVGVDVAGKLVLARYGGIFRGLKVLNSQRRGAIGVLLYSDPADDGYARGDVYPRGPFRPPSAIQRGSVQFLSLGPGDPSTPDGPSVAGAERLPFHPTLGFPSGSLDLPEGFEPQGEGAGFLRGSLLNQVAGERLDRSGIDPNEDLGTLVARFDVDRWEEQTGLDRDEYFAAIPSLPISYEAAEPILRGVAGPEVPEGWQGGLPLAYHAGPGPIEVNLKVGTRYQIKTIQNVIATLKGEAEPDRWVLVGNHRDAWTYGAVDPSSGSVATMEACRAIGEAYRGGWRPRRTLVYASWDAEEYGLVGSTEWADEHAGELDEKALMVLNVDSAVSGPDLDVEGIPSLRDLLLDAAEDVVDPDSGTSMREVWEDRKRSEWAKSVRLELPGLAEAGSEPELPGYSPILGPLGSGSDYTAFVDHLGIPALNVDFGGRYGVYHSIYDDYFWMENFGDPGFTRHTAAARLYTLILMRAAGADVAPLTFTPYGEALAQYLDDLRVTVARKAIAPDGEEAAVRFEGLAELASAVLDFREQAEALDEATAALADREEVADGTLPGVNDALMRVERAFLIDEGLPDRPFFRHSVYAPGLTTGYASWPMPGIRQAIEEEDQELLNEQLPVLVDRIAAATGAMAEAERLAKGGDE